The DNA window GCCTTCCGGGCGCGGCCTTCCTGGTGTTCAGGCTTCGTGGCGACGCGAGGCCAGCCATATGACGTCGACGGCAAAAGAATAGAGGATCAACAGCAGCGCCATCCCGGCGATGGCGCCGCTGGCCGGAGGCTGGACGACGGGCGCCAACAAGACGGCGAGCGATACCCCTTGCACGACGCAGACGGCCTTTCGCCGGAAGGACGGTGGCAAAGGCCGGGCCAGGATCGGCCACAGCCATCCCGCCACGACGAAACCGTAGCGCAGCGCGCCGATGACCAGCACCCACGGGCCGGCCTTCGCCTGCAGCCATGCCAGCAGCGCCAGCAGGAGGATCAGCAGCGCGTCCACCTCCATGTCGAACCGCGCGCCGAACGGCGATTCCTGGTCGCGGGCGCGGGCAAGCACGCCGTCAAGACCGTCCAGGGCCAGCGCGA is part of the Shumkonia mesophila genome and encodes:
- a CDS encoding CDP-alcohol phosphatidyltransferase family protein, with translation MIEAIAAIAAGVVFLGLLVSAIHGFELPSARVLGGAYGVYALSSLLVVRSVGAGHPFDHFGAPNGVTLARLVLGSVFGGIALDLGERSLPDPLAWSLLAVAAFALALDGLDGVLARARDQESPFGARFDMEVDALLILLLALLAWLQAKAGPWVLVIGALRYGFVVAGWLWPILARPLPPSFRRKAVCVVQGVSLAVLLAPVVQPPASGAIAGMALLLILYSFAVDVIWLASRRHEA